A single window of Granulicella mallensis MP5ACTX8 DNA harbors:
- a CDS encoding glycosyltransferase family 2 protein, which produces MRPSIILLAFNSADSLPATLASVDGLSDDVVVVDSGSTDDTVALAERAGARVLHHPFKNYGDQRNWAIDNASIRYAWQLHLDADERLTPELRDEIAALPEQTELSGFYLPRLLQFMNRILRHGGMSPTWHMRLFRNGAGRCEMREYDQHFLCTGATAQLRNVMIDDLRMPLTEWTARHNRWADAEVRELMRGENEGRIQGKATGNVLEKKRYLRGLYNDAPYFVRPICLFFYRYIVRAGFLDGMEGLIFYTLQTFWFRFLIDAKLYEARKRLG; this is translated from the coding sequence TTGAGGCCCTCGATCATCCTGCTGGCTTTCAACTCCGCCGATTCATTGCCGGCAACGCTGGCAAGCGTGGATGGATTGAGCGACGACGTGGTCGTCGTCGATTCGGGCAGTACGGATGATACGGTGGCCCTGGCCGAGAGGGCAGGCGCCAGGGTCCTGCACCACCCCTTCAAAAACTATGGGGACCAGCGCAACTGGGCGATCGACAACGCTTCTATTCGTTATGCGTGGCAGCTTCACCTGGATGCCGACGAACGATTGACGCCTGAGCTACGTGACGAGATCGCTGCGTTGCCGGAGCAGACCGAGTTGAGCGGCTTCTATCTTCCCCGGCTGCTGCAGTTCATGAATCGTATTTTGCGGCACGGGGGGATGTCCCCTACCTGGCATATGCGCCTGTTCCGGAACGGCGCAGGCCGTTGTGAGATGCGCGAGTACGATCAGCATTTTCTGTGCACAGGCGCTACAGCGCAGTTGCGGAACGTGATGATCGACGATCTGCGCATGCCTCTTACCGAATGGACGGCACGGCACAACCGCTGGGCCGATGCCGAGGTGCGCGAGCTGATGCGCGGCGAGAATGAAGGCCGGATACAGGGCAAGGCGACGGGAAACGTTCTGGAGAAGAAGCGCTATCTGCGCGGGCTTTATAACGACGCGCCGTACTTTGTGCGGCCTATCTGCCTGTTCTTCTACCGGTATATTGTGCGGGCGGGCTTTCTGGATGGGATGGAAGGCCTGATCTTCTATACGCTGCAGACGTTCTGGTTCCGGTTTTTGATCGATGCGAAGCTGTATGAGGCGCGTAAGCGGCTGGGGTAG
- a CDS encoding response regulator, which yields MPENTTNNSKPRVLVADDEQVIANTLAIILNQSGFEARAVYSGEKAVEIIDEFQPDMLISDVIMTGMTGIEAAIQMREKLPKCKILLFSGQAATADLLERARSQGHEFEILAKPVHPTDLLAKLRG from the coding sequence ATGCCAGAAAACACTACCAACAACTCGAAGCCGCGTGTTCTCGTCGCCGACGATGAGCAGGTGATTGCCAATACCCTGGCCATCATTCTCAACCAATCGGGTTTTGAAGCGCGCGCCGTATATAGCGGCGAGAAGGCTGTCGAGATCATTGATGAGTTTCAGCCCGACATGCTGATCAGCGATGTCATCATGACCGGCATGACCGGTATCGAGGCCGCTATCCAGATGCGGGAGAAGCTGCCGAAGTGCAAGATTCTGCTGTTCTCCGGGCAGGCCGCCACGGCTGATCTGCTGGAGCGCGCTCGTTCGCAGGGACACGAGTTCGAGATTCTCGCCAAGCCGGTGCATCCGACGGATCTGCTGGCCAAGCTGCGTGGCTAG
- a CDS encoding GumC family protein, translated as MIPSRPENFSAEPDSRAASAGPAATDATLSEALMTIRKRKYVILAAALLGMIYGFYKGSTQPHLFESYGDIEIRSGSSDQYRIAGSTGAGGNRLPTEVAILKSDTLLLTVAEDLDLANNQDFLGMTQRPPHVNIEDPNVRQATIGRMQAIVSVANIPKTDIIRISCSTFNAKLSADIINKLIDAYIKRSFTSRVSSTQRASGWLTSQLDELKHQVETSQNQVIDLQKRIGVLSIDPTHNQISSSLEELTTAAGTAQIARILAESRYRVLSGMDPNSLDQTVANTTNNVAATQLATLRSQRETDMANYAKLTAPGNLGPNHPQVKAAHAQIEELDKAIKQEQDRVIAQAKQTFIAAQANEQQTRAALEDQKSEAYKLRDDLVQYTLLQRDFESNRTLYEGLLEKLQTARVQAGLDSTEIDIIDQAVPPAQPSLKSKSSIMMLNTIIGIVLGAILGFILESLDTNLHSVAEIEAVSGLHSLALIPRARRTGIDTSNLSVIQRNLATLSSPKSQFTEAFRGLRTSLLLSTAGKLPKVILLTSATPSEGKTTVSTNLACVFAQRDVRVLLIDADLRRPTVHHRLGLNGKVGLTSVLTGSHTLEQAIQNVPEMPSLDILVSGPVPPFPTEMLSSETMAELLEKCRGIYTHILIDSPPLLSVTDGIILGRDADAVVLIVRHGKSNKHTIRRARDLLLRAGVHITGIALNAIDLNSPEYYGYYGYSGYSGYGSAGMDAAGWESQSGKSTGKGQK; from the coding sequence ATGATTCCTTCGAGACCCGAGAACTTCTCCGCTGAACCGGACAGCCGTGCCGCGTCTGCGGGGCCCGCTGCTACGGACGCGACTCTGTCCGAAGCCTTGATGACGATCAGGAAGCGCAAGTACGTCATTCTGGCCGCCGCCTTGCTGGGCATGATCTATGGGTTTTATAAGGGATCTACGCAGCCCCATCTCTTTGAATCCTACGGTGACATAGAGATCCGCAGCGGCTCCTCCGACCAGTACCGTATCGCAGGATCGACCGGCGCCGGAGGGAATCGCCTTCCCACCGAGGTCGCAATCCTCAAGAGCGACACCCTTCTTCTTACCGTTGCGGAAGATCTCGATCTGGCCAACAACCAGGACTTCCTGGGAATGACCCAACGGCCGCCCCACGTAAACATCGAAGACCCGAACGTTCGTCAGGCGACGATCGGCCGCATGCAGGCCATTGTTTCGGTTGCGAACATTCCCAAAACCGACATTATCCGCATCAGTTGCAGCACCTTCAACGCGAAGTTATCAGCCGACATCATCAACAAGCTGATCGACGCGTACATCAAGCGCAGCTTTACTTCACGCGTCTCCTCGACACAACGTGCCTCGGGCTGGCTCACCAGTCAACTGGACGAACTGAAGCACCAGGTCGAGACCTCACAGAACCAGGTCATCGATCTACAGAAGCGTATCGGTGTTCTTTCCATCGATCCCACGCATAATCAAATCTCTTCCAGCCTGGAAGAGTTGACGACCGCCGCCGGTACGGCGCAGATCGCACGCATCCTCGCCGAATCGCGCTATCGCGTACTGAGCGGCATGGATCCCAACTCCCTGGACCAGACCGTCGCCAACACTACGAACAATGTGGCGGCAACCCAGCTTGCCACCCTCCGCTCGCAGCGTGAAACAGATATGGCCAACTATGCCAAGTTGACCGCACCTGGAAATCTCGGCCCCAACCACCCCCAGGTAAAGGCTGCCCACGCACAGATCGAGGAGCTCGACAAGGCGATCAAGCAGGAGCAGGACAGAGTCATCGCCCAGGCCAAGCAGACCTTCATTGCTGCACAGGCGAACGAGCAGCAGACCAGGGCTGCCCTGGAAGATCAAAAGTCGGAAGCCTACAAACTGCGCGACGATCTCGTGCAATATACGCTTCTCCAGCGCGACTTCGAATCCAACCGCACCTTGTATGAAGGGCTCCTGGAGAAGTTGCAGACAGCCAGGGTCCAGGCAGGTCTGGACTCCACCGAGATCGACATCATCGATCAGGCCGTGCCTCCCGCACAGCCCTCGCTCAAGTCGAAATCCTCGATCATGATGCTCAATACGATCATCGGCATCGTGCTTGGAGCAATCCTCGGTTTCATCCTGGAGAGCCTGGATACCAACCTGCACAGTGTCGCCGAGATCGAGGCGGTCTCCGGACTGCACTCGCTGGCCCTGATCCCCAGGGCGCGGCGTACCGGAATCGATACGTCGAACCTCAGCGTCATCCAACGAAATCTGGCGACACTTTCGAGTCCGAAATCACAGTTCACCGAAGCGTTCCGCGGACTCCGAACCTCGCTGCTGCTCTCCACCGCAGGCAAACTTCCCAAGGTCATCCTCCTCACCAGCGCGACCCCCTCGGAAGGCAAGACCACCGTTTCGACCAACCTTGCCTGCGTGTTCGCACAGCGTGACGTTCGCGTCCTCCTGATCGATGCCGATCTGCGGCGGCCGACTGTGCATCATCGTCTCGGCCTCAACGGCAAAGTCGGTCTCACCTCGGTGCTCACCGGCAGCCATACCCTCGAACAAGCTATCCAAAATGTGCCTGAGATGCCGAGTCTCGACATTCTGGTCAGCGGCCCGGTTCCGCCCTTCCCGACTGAAATGCTCAGTTCGGAGACGATGGCGGAGCTGCTTGAGAAGTGCCGCGGTATCTACACCCACATCCTGATCGACTCGCCGCCCCTGCTCTCGGTCACCGATGGCATCATTCTCGGCCGCGATGCGGATGCCGTTGTTCTGATCGTGCGGCATGGCAAGTCCAACAAGCACACCATTCGCCGGGCTCGCGACCTTCTGCTGCGTGCCGGAGTGCACATCACAGGCATCGCTCTCAATGCCATCGATCTCAACTCGCCTGAGTATTACGGCTATTACGGATACTCCGGATATTCCGGATACGGCTCCGCAGGCATGGATGCCGCCGGTTGGGAATCTCAGTCCGGCAAGTCCACCGGGAAAGGACAAAAATAA
- a CDS encoding polysaccharide biosynthesis/export family protein yields MKISSLLRGGLAVLLCTLALPSVAQFNGPGIVSGADINKPTTITTDRALLYPATHDQQLGTGDLLTLHIFGQTDYNPIVRIGTDGKVMLPLIGVVSLDGLTITTAEELIARRLEDAGMFENPQVTIQVTEGPNAVVTVIGEAHGTIPVQGSRRLFDVLSAAGGLPPTANHVITINRPGLYEPLVVDLGTDPAHSSLADIPVFAGDTIVISRVGVVYIIGAFKTPNSIPLVQNTPLTLLEAASLSGGPAFEAKYNDLRLIRTVGNERTVVKLDMKKVLYGQAPDPILQPNDIVFLPNSALKASIGNGSLGTLLGVVGLVISIAYR; encoded by the coding sequence ATGAAAATTTCGTCTCTTCTCCGCGGTGGCTTGGCCGTTCTGCTCTGCACTCTCGCGCTTCCTTCTGTTGCCCAATTCAATGGGCCGGGAATTGTTAGCGGGGCCGACATCAACAAGCCCACGACGATCACCACGGACAGAGCTCTGCTCTATCCCGCCACGCACGATCAGCAACTGGGCACAGGAGATCTGCTCACCCTCCACATCTTCGGACAAACGGACTATAACCCCATTGTCCGCATCGGAACCGACGGAAAAGTGATGCTTCCACTCATCGGTGTCGTCTCCCTGGATGGGTTGACCATCACGACGGCCGAAGAGTTGATTGCCCGGAGACTTGAAGACGCCGGCATGTTCGAAAATCCGCAGGTAACGATACAGGTCACGGAAGGGCCAAATGCTGTCGTTACCGTCATCGGAGAAGCTCACGGAACCATTCCTGTCCAGGGATCGCGTCGATTATTCGATGTTCTTTCGGCAGCCGGTGGCCTGCCTCCAACCGCCAACCACGTCATTACAATCAATCGTCCCGGCCTGTACGAGCCACTCGTCGTCGATCTTGGTACAGACCCGGCGCATAGTTCCCTGGCCGATATTCCCGTCTTCGCTGGAGATACCATCGTGATCTCCAGAGTCGGGGTCGTTTATATAATCGGAGCCTTCAAGACTCCCAACTCGATTCCCCTGGTGCAGAACACACCGCTCACGCTACTGGAAGCCGCCTCGCTCAGCGGAGGCCCTGCTTTTGAGGCGAAATATAACGACCTGCGACTTATCCGCACCGTCGGCAACGAGCGCACCGTCGTCAAGCTGGACATGAAAAAGGTCCTCTATGGGCAGGCTCCGGATCCCATCCTTCAACCCAACGACATTGTCTTCCTGCCCAACAGTGCCCTCAAGGCGTCCATCGGAAATGGCAGCCTTGGGACCTTGCTCGGAGTCGTTGGCCTCGTGATCTCTATCGCTTACCGGTAA
- a CDS encoding glycosyltransferase family 4 protein, with translation MLTTSGKVRLAYVVSHPIQYQAPLLRRIAQEPDIDLTVLFGSDFSVRGYKDEGFGVEVEWDTPLLEGYRYEFLPKLRDTGGVSPLSPISRGIYRRLRNADGSPAFDALWVHGYASINALQAILAANALGIPVLLRAESWLADRSRSPLKLLAKSLFFSDLRPLIAATLPIGTANARYWRHYLGHAMPQFLMPYAVDNAFFARRAQEAVAGEEQLRSELGIETGHPVILFASKLQQRKHCDHLVEAYAALLRDHDSSGYKPYLVIVGDGEERANLEARCRDLGLTNVRFAGFQNQSVLPRYFHLADVFVLPSRHEPWGLIVNEAMAASCPVIVSSDVGSGPDLVTNGVEGYSYPVGDILALTAALSRVLASPETAAAMGKAAQRSIAGWSFEEDVQGLRHALAYTTRKLRA, from the coding sequence ATGCTCACAACCTCGGGCAAAGTCCGCCTCGCCTATGTCGTGAGCCACCCGATCCAGTACCAGGCCCCTTTGTTGCGCCGTATCGCGCAGGAGCCGGACATCGATCTAACCGTCCTGTTCGGCTCTGACTTCTCCGTGCGCGGCTATAAGGATGAGGGCTTCGGCGTGGAGGTCGAGTGGGACACTCCCCTGCTCGAAGGCTACCGCTATGAGTTTCTGCCCAAGCTACGCGACACCGGCGGAGTCTCTCCCCTTAGTCCCATCAGCCGGGGCATCTACAGGCGTCTCCGCAACGCCGATGGCAGCCCAGCCTTCGACGCGCTCTGGGTTCATGGCTATGCCAGCATCAATGCTCTGCAGGCGATCCTTGCGGCCAACGCTCTCGGCATCCCCGTTCTTCTACGCGCGGAGTCCTGGCTTGCGGACCGCAGCCGCAGCCCGTTGAAGCTCCTCGCCAAGAGTCTTTTCTTTAGCGACCTCCGACCTCTCATCGCGGCGACTCTTCCCATCGGCACGGCCAACGCTCGCTATTGGCGTCACTATCTCGGCCATGCGATGCCCCAGTTCCTCATGCCCTACGCCGTCGACAACGCCTTCTTCGCCCGTCGCGCGCAAGAAGCAGTTGCCGGAGAAGAACAACTGCGGTCGGAACTCGGCATTGAAACCGGCCATCCCGTGATTCTCTTCGCCTCCAAGCTACAACAGCGCAAACACTGCGACCATCTCGTGGAAGCCTACGCGGCACTGCTTCGCGATCACGACAGCAGCGGCTATAAGCCTTACCTCGTCATCGTCGGAGACGGAGAGGAGCGCGCCAACCTCGAAGCCCGCTGCCGCGATCTTGGCCTGACCAACGTTCGTTTTGCCGGGTTCCAGAACCAATCGGTGCTTCCCCGCTACTTCCATCTCGCCGATGTCTTCGTTCTTCCCTCACGGCATGAACCCTGGGGACTGATCGTAAACGAGGCTATGGCTGCCAGCTGCCCGGTCATCGTCTCGAGCGATGTCGGTTCCGGTCCTGACCTCGTAACCAACGGCGTCGAAGGCTACAGCTATCCTGTCGGCGACATCCTGGCCCTCACCGCGGCACTGAGCCGCGTCCTGGCCAGTCCCGAGACAGCCGCAGCCATGGGAAAAGCCGCACAACGGAGTATCGCAGGCTGGAGCTTTGAGGAAGATGTCCAGGGTTTGCGCCATGCCCTGGCCTACACCACACGCAAACTCCGGGCCTGA
- a CDS encoding glycosyltransferase, which yields MRILHIIGSISPEAGGTTEAVRMLIRYTPPGYTNEIATLDEPTAPYLGALSVPVHALGTGGWYSAKLVSWLKANRDRFDGVMVHGLWGYNSVAARRAFSGHKPYVVFAHGMLDPYFKRAFPAKHLKKWVYWLFVEFWVLRSAFRVLFTTAVERDLARQSFWLSQWKPMVVALGAEPPPYAPGSSLPAFFEICPEVKGHRFLLFLGRIDRKKGCDLLIDAFAALRDRDPDLHLVMAGPDASNWGLDLQAAAARGGIADRVHWPGMLTGEAKWGALEGCEAFILPSHQENFGIAVAEALACGRPVLLSNQINIAPDVAADGCALVEPDTPEGTQNLLTRWFELSPPEREAMSTQASRTFAGRYDMRRNAEIILRVFEQSPQSQDRRENR from the coding sequence ATGCGCATTCTGCATATCATCGGCAGCATCAGTCCGGAAGCCGGAGGCACCACCGAGGCGGTTCGTATGCTGATTCGCTACACTCCCCCGGGCTATACCAACGAGATCGCAACTCTCGATGAACCCACTGCGCCCTATCTTGGCGCGCTTTCCGTTCCCGTTCACGCCCTGGGTACGGGCGGATGGTACTCAGCCAAACTTGTGAGCTGGCTCAAAGCCAATCGCGATCGCTTTGATGGAGTCATGGTCCACGGACTCTGGGGCTACAACAGCGTCGCCGCGCGGCGTGCCTTCTCCGGCCACAAGCCGTATGTCGTGTTCGCTCACGGCATGCTGGACCCCTACTTCAAGCGTGCCTTCCCAGCCAAACATCTCAAGAAGTGGGTGTACTGGTTGTTCGTGGAGTTCTGGGTGCTGCGCAGCGCCTTTCGGGTCCTGTTCACCACAGCCGTAGAGCGTGATCTGGCTCGCCAAAGCTTCTGGCTCTCGCAATGGAAGCCGATGGTCGTAGCCCTCGGCGCAGAGCCGCCACCGTATGCGCCAGGGTCTTCCCTGCCTGCCTTTTTCGAGATCTGCCCGGAAGTGAAAGGCCACCGGTTCCTGCTCTTTCTCGGCCGCATCGACCGCAAGAAAGGCTGCGATCTCCTCATCGACGCCTTCGCTGCGCTTCGAGACCGCGACCCCGATCTGCATCTCGTGATGGCCGGCCCCGATGCCTCCAATTGGGGCCTCGACCTACAAGCAGCCGCCGCGCGTGGAGGCATCGCCGACCGTGTCCATTGGCCTGGAATGCTGACAGGAGAAGCCAAATGGGGAGCGCTTGAAGGCTGTGAGGCCTTCATCCTTCCGTCGCACCAGGAGAACTTCGGCATCGCGGTGGCGGAGGCGCTCGCCTGCGGCCGTCCCGTGCTCCTCTCCAATCAGATCAACATCGCGCCTGACGTTGCAGCCGATGGCTGTGCCCTGGTCGAGCCCGACACCCCTGAAGGCACGCAAAACCTGTTGACCCGCTGGTTCGAACTCTCACCTCCCGAGCGCGAAGCCATGAGCACCCAGGCCAGCCGCACCTTTGCCGGACGCTACGACATGCGCCGCAATGCCGAAATCATCCTCCGCGTCTTCGAGCAATCGCCACAATCTCAAGATCGAAGGGAGAATCGCTGA
- a CDS encoding LbetaH domain-containing protein produces the protein MPRTADYRASEHISAEKHSDAYTRPAFSVGNRARRLVWNICWLLLYRPSPRPFHGWRSLLLRLFGATMGPDCHFYPGSKVWAPWNLICADHVAAGDGAEIYNPSPMHFATHVILSQDCYLCGATHDYDDPDFPLISYRMTFGQYSWICARASVGPGVNVGDGAVLGLASVATRDLAPWTVYGGHPAVPVRERKRHPAASV, from the coding sequence ATGCCTCGTACCGCCGACTATCGCGCCTCCGAACACATCTCCGCTGAAAAGCACAGTGATGCCTACACTCGTCCCGCCTTCTCCGTGGGCAATCGTGCCCGGCGGCTGGTCTGGAACATCTGCTGGCTCCTGCTCTACCGCCCTTCGCCACGGCCCTTTCATGGCTGGCGCAGCCTTCTGCTGCGCCTCTTCGGCGCGACGATGGGGCCTGACTGTCACTTCTACCCCGGGTCGAAGGTCTGGGCGCCATGGAACCTCATCTGCGCCGATCACGTTGCCGCAGGCGACGGAGCCGAGATCTACAACCCCTCCCCCATGCACTTTGCGACGCACGTCATCCTCTCGCAGGACTGCTACCTGTGCGGAGCGACGCACGACTACGACGACCCTGATTTCCCCTTGATCTCCTACCGCATGACGTTCGGCCAGTATTCATGGATCTGCGCACGGGCCTCCGTCGGACCCGGCGTCAACGTAGGCGATGGAGCGGTCCTGGGGCTCGCTTCAGTCGCCACACGCGACCTGGCCCCCTGGACGGTCTACGGAGGCCACCCTGCCGTCCCTGTGCGCGAGCGTAAGCGTCATCCTGCAGCGTCAGTTTAG